In Erigeron canadensis isolate Cc75 chromosome 7, C_canadensis_v1, whole genome shotgun sequence, one DNA window encodes the following:
- the LOC122607974 gene encoding uncharacterized protein LOC122607974 — protein MLQFPTSSRMIQTSLLLPSQWPQPLNEELLLAAEESEFENKNNDIRNISNNIIVLGKTTVENDREDIDNDAEDDDADNAEETEGDEFEQETG, from the exons atgttACAGTTTCCAACATCAAGTCGGATGATTCAGACGTCGTTGCTTCTTCCTTCACAGTGGCCTCAGCCTCTGAACGAAGAGCTCCTTCTTGCTGCTGAAGAATCTGAATTCGAAAATAAG AATAACGACATCAGGAATATCAGTAACAACATTATTGTGTTAGGAAAAACAACAGTTGAGAATGACCGAGAAGATATCGACAATGATGCAGAGGATGATGATGCTGACAATGCAGAAGAGACTGAAGGGGACGAGTTTGAACAGGAAACTGGTTAA